One stretch of Glycine soja cultivar W05 chromosome 7, ASM419377v2, whole genome shotgun sequence DNA includes these proteins:
- the LOC114419332 gene encoding caffeic acid 3-O-methyltransferase-like, with amino-acid sequence MKDAILEGGIPFNRDHGKHVFEYSNMNPSFNQLFMAAMTNRATLIMKKIVECYMGFEHINRLVDVGGGLGLLTLAIGSYDAAFAVPQSSPPNPPHQVLESLLSLHFFLLPSSTAVAASSAVDDQSEFIYLSWLSLGSAWRQAGPPTLGRKK; translated from the exons ATGAAAGATGCAATTCTTGAAGGAGGTATTCCATTCAACCGGGACCATGGCAAACACGTATTCGAGTATTCCAACATGAACCCGAGCTTCAATCAGCTTTTCATGGCTGCAATGACCAACCGTGCGACTTTAATCATGAAGAAGATTGTTGAATGCTACATGGGATTTGAACACATCAATAGGCTGGTTGATGTTGGAGGAGGCCTTGGG TTACTAACCCTAGCTATAGGTTCGTATGACGCCGCATTTGCAGTACCCCAGTCCTCCCCTCCAAACCCTCCTCACCAAGTCCTCGAATCCCTCCTCTCGCTCCACTTCTTCCTCCTTCCTTCCTCCACCGCTGTCGCCGCTTCCTCCGCCGTTGACGACCAATCCGAGTTCATCTACCTCTCCTGGCTGAGTTTGGGATCAGCCTGGAGGCAGGCGGGGCCGCCAACGTTGGGGAGGAAGAAGTAG